Proteins found in one Leptolyngbya sp. CCY15150 genomic segment:
- a CDS encoding serine/threonine-protein kinase — MSYCLNPSCPNPENLAHTELCQACGSPLLLQGRYRAIQVLGQGGFGATFLARDEELPGHPHCVIKQLRPAASSPNVLLMARELFKREAKTLGKIGNHPQVPRLLDYFEANQEFYLVQEYISGSTLQQEVRGSGPFSEAGVKQFLSEVLPMIQYIHSQQVIHRDIKPANLIRRTEDKKLVLIDFGAVKDKIDPVKAAASEQTALTSYAIGTPGYAPPEQMAMRPVYASDLYALGVTCVYLLAGKSPKDMDYDPATGEMLWRDYVHVSDHFASVLEKMLEVSVRHRFQSANDVLRALDLEPYMDSLAQSMVTANRPPRSPKSGMGRTIGNSNEMSTSSPTSRIAAAIRARQSRNASDATSLQPGASRHQLLRKPSSSSSDTATGSTSSSRGGSAKVMPRLTAEELLEAYSKGRRDFTSHNLGGLSLQKADLSGASFHQSKLQKTNCQNANLFNADFGRANLNQAVLKNANLARAYLSHADLGGANLRGADLSYAYLSNANLRGANLCGADLTGAKVSDDQLATARTNWATIHPSGKRGFW, encoded by the coding sequence ATGAGCTATTGTCTAAACCCCTCTTGCCCTAATCCTGAGAACCTGGCGCACACAGAACTGTGTCAAGCCTGTGGTTCTCCATTGCTGCTGCAAGGGCGATACAGAGCGATACAGGTTCTTGGACAGGGGGGGTTTGGCGCAACATTCCTGGCCCGTGATGAAGAGCTACCTGGCCATCCCCACTGCGTGATCAAGCAGCTCCGCCCTGCCGCCTCATCGCCCAATGTTTTGCTGATGGCGCGCGAGTTGTTTAAGCGTGAAGCTAAAACCCTGGGCAAGATTGGCAATCACCCCCAAGTTCCGCGCTTGCTCGACTACTTCGAGGCCAATCAAGAGTTCTACCTTGTTCAGGAATATATCAGTGGCTCCACGCTGCAGCAGGAAGTGAGGGGCTCAGGGCCATTCAGCGAGGCTGGGGTGAAGCAATTCCTGAGTGAAGTCCTGCCGATGATTCAGTACATTCACAGCCAGCAGGTCATTCACCGAGATATTAAGCCAGCCAACTTGATTCGACGCACAGAAGACAAGAAGCTTGTGCTTATTGACTTTGGTGCGGTGAAGGACAAAATTGACCCAGTCAAGGCTGCCGCATCTGAGCAAACGGCGTTGACCTCCTACGCCATTGGCACCCCAGGCTATGCGCCGCCGGAGCAGATGGCGATGCGTCCTGTGTATGCCAGTGATCTGTATGCCCTAGGCGTTACCTGCGTGTATTTACTAGCTGGCAAATCACCGAAGGATATGGACTATGATCCCGCCACGGGGGAAATGCTGTGGCGAGACTATGTGCATGTGAGCGATCATTTTGCCAGTGTGCTGGAGAAGATGCTGGAAGTCTCGGTGCGCCATCGTTTCCAGTCTGCCAATGATGTCCTGCGGGCGTTAGATCTAGAGCCCTACATGGACAGCTTGGCCCAGAGTATGGTGACGGCCAATCGTCCGCCGCGATCGCCTAAGTCTGGCATGGGGCGGACGATTGGCAACAGCAATGAAATGTCTACATCGTCGCCCACCTCGCGCATTGCGGCGGCTATTCGGGCGCGCCAGTCGCGCAATGCGTCTGATGCTACCAGTCTCCAGCCTGGAGCGTCTCGCCATCAGCTTTTGCGCAAGCCATCGTCCTCCTCCTCAGACACAGCCACAGGCTCTACGAGTTCGTCGCGAGGAGGAAGCGCCAAAGTCATGCCGCGTTTAACGGCGGAGGAGCTTCTAGAAGCCTACAGTAAAGGGCGGCGCGACTTCACCTCTCACAACTTGGGGGGCTTGAGCTTGCAGAAGGCTGATCTATCGGGAGCAAGCTTTCACCAATCCAAGCTGCAAAAAACAAACTGCCAGAATGCCAACCTGTTTAACGCCGATTTTGGGCGGGCGAATTTGAATCAAGCGGTCTTGAAAAATGCCAACCTGGCCCGGGCTTACCTGAGTCATGCGGATCTGGGCGGAGCAAATTTGCGGGGAGCGGATTTGAGCTATGCCTACCTGAGTAATGCCAACTTGCGAGGAGCCAATCTCTGCGGGGCAGATTTGACCGGTGCCAAGGTCTCCGATGATCAGTTAGCCACAGCCCGCACCAACTGGGCCACGATTCATCCCAGTGGTAAGCGGGGATTTTGGTAG
- a CDS encoding low molecular weight protein-tyrosine-phosphatase — protein MTYQVLFVCLGNICRSPSAENIMNHLIQQRGLSDRIQCDSAGTSSYHIGSSPDRRMAAAARQRGIELRGQARQLTADDLDAFDLILAMDRENYRDICALDISQRHHAKIKLMCEFCQHHTDRDVPDPYYGGAEGFNYVIDLLLDACEGLLDHIISLDPAIFDSAS, from the coding sequence ATGACCTATCAAGTTCTGTTTGTTTGCCTCGGCAACATTTGCCGATCACCCTCGGCTGAAAACATCATGAACCACCTGATTCAACAGCGAGGGCTCAGCGATCGCATTCAGTGTGACTCAGCAGGCACATCCAGTTACCACATCGGCAGTTCCCCCGATCGCCGCATGGCCGCCGCTGCTCGCCAGCGGGGCATTGAGCTGCGGGGACAGGCTCGGCAGTTGACCGCAGACGACCTCGATGCCTTTGACCTGATTTTGGCCATGGATCGGGAGAACTACCGCGACATCTGCGCCCTAGATATCAGTCAACGCCATCACGCCAAAATCAAGCTGATGTGTGAGTTTTGTCAGCACCATACCGACCGAGACGTCCCCGATCCTTACTATGGAGGAGCAGAAGGCTTTAACTATGTGATTGACCTGCTGCTGGATGCCTGTGAAGGGCTGCTCGACCACATCATTAGCCTCGATCCCGCCATATTCGATAGCGCTAGTTAG
- a CDS encoding response regulator transcription factor codes for MPLTILVAEDDPGTRLSISDYLELAGYLVIVAEDGREALSVIEKHSPHLLITDVTMPFLDGYELVNQVRRQPMFRLLPVIFLTARTRTEERVRGYKLGCDAYLAKPFELVELGAIVRNLLERSQMIQTEWHARTQAVATSGKDVSRPNSYGDDAKAPHPLTTLDTPDLTTREQDVLGLLSDGLSNAQIGDRLHLSPRTVEKYVSSLLRKTTTSNRAELVRFALEHHLI; via the coding sequence ATGCCGCTGACTATTCTCGTCGCAGAAGATGACCCAGGGACTCGCCTATCTATCAGCGACTATCTGGAACTAGCAGGCTATCTTGTGATTGTTGCCGAAGATGGTCGGGAAGCCCTATCGGTGATCGAGAAACATTCTCCCCATTTGTTAATCACCGACGTGACGATGCCCTTTCTGGATGGGTATGAGTTGGTCAATCAGGTGCGCCGTCAGCCGATGTTTCGCCTATTGCCGGTTATTTTTCTGACGGCTCGAACCCGGACAGAAGAGCGAGTTCGAGGCTACAAGCTGGGCTGTGATGCCTACCTGGCTAAGCCGTTTGAATTGGTGGAACTGGGAGCCATCGTGCGCAATTTGCTAGAGCGATCGCAGATGATCCAAACGGAATGGCACGCGCGGACGCAGGCTGTCGCGACGTCGGGAAAAGATGTCTCGCGGCCAAACTCCTACGGTGATGACGCTAAAGCACCCCATCCCTTAACCACCCTCGATACGCCAGATTTGACGACCCGAGAACAGGATGTGCTGGGTCTCCTGTCGGATGGTTTATCGAATGCTCAAATTGGCGATCGCCTACATCTCAGCCCACGCACCGTCGAAAAATATGTCAGCAGCTTACTGCGCAAAACTACCACGAGTAATCGGGCGGAACTGGTGCGTTTTGCCCTAGAACATCACCTGATCTAG
- the purQ gene encoding phosphoribosylformylglycinamidine synthase subunit PurQ, which translates to MKFGVIVFPGSNCDRDVAMVTQGLLGQPTRMVWHQDQDIDDLDVMVVPGGFSYGDYLRCGAIARFSPAIQATLDHAQKGKWVLGICNGFQVLTEVGLLPGALVRNRDLHFVCDRVSVRVERSVQPWTQAYQPQQVITLPIAHGEGCYYADEATLNELETHQQVLFRYCNRAGELTPEANPNGSLNHIAGIRNRQGNVLGMMPHPERAADAMLGNTDGMNLFQGLLSTMLMSV; encoded by the coding sequence ATGAAATTTGGCGTCATTGTCTTCCCTGGATCAAATTGCGATCGCGATGTGGCCATGGTCACCCAGGGGTTGCTCGGCCAGCCCACGCGTATGGTCTGGCACCAAGATCAGGATATTGATGATCTCGATGTGATGGTGGTGCCCGGTGGCTTTAGCTATGGAGACTACCTACGCTGTGGGGCGATCGCCCGCTTTTCTCCCGCCATCCAAGCTACCCTAGACCATGCCCAGAAGGGAAAGTGGGTGCTAGGGATTTGCAACGGCTTCCAAGTGCTGACTGAAGTGGGTCTCTTGCCCGGAGCTTTAGTGAGAAATCGGGATCTCCATTTTGTCTGCGATCGCGTTTCGGTGAGAGTGGAGCGATCGGTGCAGCCCTGGACGCAGGCCTACCAACCGCAACAGGTGATCACCCTGCCCATTGCCCATGGAGAGGGGTGCTACTATGCCGACGAAGCAACCCTCAACGAGCTAGAAACTCATCAGCAGGTGCTGTTTCGCTATTGCAATCGTGCTGGAGAGCTAACGCCTGAAGCTAACCCAAATGGATCGCTTAACCATATCGCTGGCATTCGCAATCGCCAAGGCAATGTTCTAGGCATGATGCCACACCCGGAACGGGCCGCGGATGCCATGCTGGGCAATACCGATGGCATGAATCTTTTTCAAGGCCTCCTGTCCACTATGTTGATGAGCGTGTAA
- the purS gene encoding phosphoribosylformylglycinamidine synthase subunit PurS → MTQTYHARIYVTLRPSVLDPAGTAVQSGLKHLGYDNVEGVRIGKYVELTLQAATADEAESQLDRMCDQLLANPVIENYRFELVDAIAPASVSN, encoded by the coding sequence ATGACTCAGACCTATCACGCCCGAATTTATGTCACCCTGCGCCCTTCGGTGCTCGATCCCGCTGGGACAGCCGTCCAGTCTGGCCTGAAGCATCTTGGCTACGATAATGTAGAGGGGGTACGGATTGGTAAATATGTGGAACTGACGCTCCAGGCTGCCACGGCGGATGAAGCGGAGAGCCAGCTCGATCGCATGTGTGATCAACTGCTGGCCAATCCAGTCATTGAAAACTATCGGTTTGAGTTGGTGGATGCGATCGCCCCGGCGTCTGTATCGAACTAG
- a CDS encoding rubredoxin codes for MTTDAADSGETNPTTAADVTGQPDESAENPTAPLEPKDLDRYECRSCGYVYEPVKGDGRAVEPGTPFEDLSIVWRCPVCSARASQFSNIGPTGNPSGFKENLGYGLGVNRLTPGQKNILIFSALGIGVLFFLSLYGLK; via the coding sequence ATGACCACTGACGCTGCCGACTCCGGCGAGACAAATCCAACTACGGCTGCTGACGTAACCGGTCAGCCAGACGAGTCCGCTGAGAATCCCACGGCTCCTTTAGAACCGAAAGACCTGGATCGCTATGAATGTCGCTCCTGTGGCTATGTGTATGAGCCGGTGAAGGGAGACGGACGGGCCGTTGAACCAGGCACTCCATTTGAAGATCTATCCATTGTTTGGCGATGCCCGGTCTGTTCAGCCCGAGCTAGCCAGTTCAGCAATATTGGCCCCACCGGCAACCCATCCGGCTTTAAAGAAAACCTAGGCTACGGGTTAGGTGTGAATCGCCTCACCCCTGGGCAAAAAAATATTCTCATTTTTAGTGCCTTGGGAATTGGAGTCCTGTTCTTCCTCAGCCTTTATGGGCTGAAGTAG
- a CDS encoding photosynthesis system II assembly factor Ycf48: MLSFPKSIARFVILCVALLFASGCTNAYLEGTATNAWHTVSIPTDATLLDIAFAEDAQHGWLVGKQSTVLETNDGGVNWKLRSLDLGDQNYNLNSVSFYNNEGWIVGLPSLLLHTTDGGDSWSRVPLSDQLPGSPDTITALGDGIAELTTDIGAIYRTQDAGRNWRAMVTEAVGVLRNISRSADGRYVSVSSRGNFYSTWVPGDDVWVQHNRNSSRRLQNMGFTADGRLWLIARGGIVQFGETEDDLEAWSEAVTPEFATSWGFLDLTYQTEDDVWLAGGSGNLFYSPDGGKTWQKDKAVENVPSNFYRVMFVNPELGFILGQSGVLLRYDPATAELA; encoded by the coding sequence ATGCTGTCCTTTCCTAAGTCCATCGCTCGATTTGTCATTCTGTGTGTTGCCCTGTTGTTCGCGAGCGGCTGCACCAACGCCTATTTAGAAGGAACGGCCACCAACGCTTGGCATACGGTCAGTATTCCAACCGATGCCACCCTCCTCGATATTGCCTTTGCTGAGGATGCCCAGCATGGTTGGCTGGTTGGCAAACAGTCTACCGTCCTAGAAACGAACGACGGCGGCGTCAACTGGAAGCTGCGATCGCTTGACTTGGGCGACCAAAATTACAACTTGAACTCCGTTAGTTTTTACAACAACGAAGGGTGGATTGTGGGCCTACCCAGCCTGCTTCTGCACACCACCGATGGCGGCGACAGTTGGTCTCGCGTGCCCCTAAGTGATCAGCTTCCCGGTTCACCAGATACCATCACGGCCCTGGGAGACGGCATCGCAGAACTCACTACCGACATTGGGGCGATCTACCGCACCCAAGACGCCGGGCGAAATTGGCGCGCCATGGTCACCGAAGCTGTCGGGGTCTTGCGCAACATTTCCCGTTCCGCCGATGGTCGCTATGTGTCGGTGTCGTCCCGAGGCAACTTCTATTCAACCTGGGTTCCCGGAGATGACGTCTGGGTACAGCACAATCGCAACAGCTCTCGCCGGCTGCAGAACATGGGGTTCACGGCCGATGGACGGCTATGGCTGATCGCCCGTGGTGGCATCGTTCAATTTGGTGAAACTGAGGATGATTTAGAAGCTTGGAGCGAAGCCGTTACGCCGGAATTTGCCACCAGTTGGGGCTTTTTAGACCTCACCTATCAAACTGAGGACGATGTGTGGTTAGCAGGCGGCAGCGGCAACCTGTTCTACAGCCCAGATGGCGGCAAAACCTGGCAAAAAGACAAGGCCGTTGAAAACGTCCCTTCAAATTTCTATCGCGTGATGTTTGTGAATCCAGAGCTAGGGTTCATTTTGGGACAGAGCGGTGTGTTGCTGCGGTATGATCCAGCCACTGCAGAGCTTGCTTAG
- the psbE gene encoding cytochrome b559 subunit alpha produces the protein MAGTTGERPFSDIVTSIRYWVIHSITIPALFIAGWLFVSTGLAYDAFGTPRPNEYFTQERQEVPILQERFDAKQQIQDFLK, from the coding sequence ATGGCCGGTACCACAGGAGAACGTCCCTTTTCTGACATTGTTACCAGTATTAGATATTGGGTCATTCATAGCATCACCATTCCCGCTCTGTTTATTGCCGGATGGCTGTTTGTCAGCACTGGGTTAGCATACGACGCTTTTGGCACACCTCGCCCCAACGAGTATTTCACCCAAGAGCGCCAAGAAGTTCCTATCCTGCAGGAGCGCTTTGACGCAAAGCAACAAATTCAAGATTTTCTGAAGTAG
- the psbF gene encoding cytochrome b559 subunit beta yields MTGNNPNEPISYPIFTVRWLAVHTLAVPTIFFIGAIAAMQFIQR; encoded by the coding sequence ATGACTGGAAATAATCCGAACGAGCCCATTTCTTATCCCATTTTCACCGTGCGGTGGTTAGCGGTGCACACCTTGGCTGTGCCAACCATCTTTTTCATCGGGGCGATCGCCGCTATGCAGTTTATCCAACGATAG
- a CDS encoding photosystem II reaction center protein L: MDRSPNPNKQPVELNRTSLYLGLLLVFVLGILFSSYFFN; the protein is encoded by the coding sequence ATGGACCGTTCCCCAAATCCCAATAAGCAACCCGTAGAGCTGAATAGAACATCTCTCTACCTGGGTCTTTTACTAGTCTTCGTACTAGGAATTCTATTTTCTAGCTACTTTTTCAACTAA
- a CDS encoding photosystem II reaction center protein J, producing the protein MSSSGRIPLWVVATIAGLGALAVLGLFFYGAYAGLGSSI; encoded by the coding sequence ATGTCTAGTTCTGGACGTATTCCCCTGTGGGTCGTTGCCACCATCGCTGGTCTTGGCGCATTGGCCGTTCTTGGTTTGTTTTTCTACGGAGCCTACGCTGGTCTAGGTTCTTCCATCTAG
- a CDS encoding photosystem I reaction center subunit XI, protein MTMQVIQPAGDPQIGNLATPVNSSGFTKAFINNLPAYRAGLSPQRRGLEIGMAHGYLLFGPFALGSHFRNTELADFVGLIAAIVLVLILTVCLSLYSSTGVLKPIATITNPHPPEALGTQEGWSEFAGSFLIGGMGGAVFAYILFQVFKAGVFQALLA, encoded by the coding sequence ATGACCATGCAAGTAATTCAACCAGCGGGCGATCCTCAAATTGGAAATTTAGCCACCCCTGTTAATTCATCTGGGTTTACCAAGGCATTTATCAACAATCTGCCTGCTTACCGGGCTGGGCTTTCGCCGCAGCGCCGTGGGCTAGAAATTGGGATGGCCCATGGCTATTTGCTGTTTGGCCCCTTTGCCCTCGGTAGCCACTTCCGCAACACTGAGCTAGCTGACTTTGTGGGACTGATCGCCGCCATTGTGCTGGTGCTCATCCTGACGGTTTGTCTATCGCTGTATAGCAGCACCGGCGTTTTGAAGCCGATCGCCACCATTACCAATCCTCACCCTCCGGAAGCGTTGGGTACCCAAGAAGGCTGGAGTGAGTTTGCCGGCAGTTTCTTGATTGGCGGCATGGGTGGAGCTGTTTTTGCTTACATCCTGTTCCAAGTGTTTAAGGCAGGTGTGTTTCAAGCCCTGCTAGCATAA
- the psaI gene encoding photosystem I reaction center subunit VIII — protein MAASYLPSILVPIVGLVFPAVTMALLFIYIEREDAAGI, from the coding sequence ATGGCAGCGTCATACTTACCTTCCATTTTGGTGCCCATTGTGGGGTTGGTTTTCCCTGCTGTTACGATGGCGCTACTGTTTATCTATATCGAACGTGAAGACGCCGCTGGCATCTAA
- a CDS encoding ParA family protein, with protein sequence MADPSSLSHKILVVLNGKGGVGKTTTAVNLAATLSETQKVLLVDADPQGSATWWVERSDSGMGFDLSQETQPHLLSQLRQIDDYEVIVVDTPPALGSQALSATIGAADYLILPTPPAPMDLTVLIETVRQAVTPVGVAHRVLLTRVDPRSLNEAIEAQNTLLELGIPACNAFIRAYKAHERAALDGSPISQWRGRNAKEACSDYRRVVDEIQRDWRT encoded by the coding sequence TTGGCAGATCCATCATCCCTCTCCCACAAGATTTTGGTGGTACTCAACGGTAAGGGAGGTGTTGGTAAAACCACAACCGCCGTTAACCTAGCAGCAACCTTGTCCGAGACGCAGAAGGTGTTGCTGGTGGATGCCGATCCCCAAGGGTCAGCCACTTGGTGGGTTGAGCGCAGCGACAGCGGTATGGGGTTTGATCTATCCCAGGAAACCCAGCCCCATCTACTCAGCCAACTGCGGCAAATTGACGATTATGAGGTCATTGTGGTAGATACGCCACCGGCCTTAGGGTCTCAAGCCTTGTCGGCAACGATTGGAGCAGCAGACTATTTAATTTTGCCGACGCCCCCCGCCCCTATGGATCTGACGGTGTTAATCGAGACGGTACGGCAGGCCGTGACACCCGTGGGGGTAGCGCATCGGGTCTTGTTGACCCGAGTTGATCCCCGCAGCCTTAACGAGGCAATTGAGGCCCAAAATACCCTGCTCGAACTTGGCATACCGGCTTGTAATGCTTTTATCCGTGCCTACAAAGCCCATGAGCGGGCGGCGTTAGATGGATCACCCATTAGCCAGTGGCGAGGACGGAATGCAAAGGAAGCCTGTTCTGACTATCGACGGGTTGTGGACGAAATTCAACGGGATTGGAGAACGTGA
- a CDS encoding DUF6816 family protein, which yields MRRYPKPLGRMVLLLGLALLWLLCSGSAQASSISDRLDAFPNWSGKPPLAAPRGDLYYPDWFLGEWQVVTRLTAMAAPLAPQLVTPGYESNQAYLEQPISFRARFIQPDPVSIFQTLGRSRSSVNLPGQPPEVIADRAFNGLNLANAYLGEGVVQRVTVDASQPNRQITELGDNRQLISTITARDSEAVGSDRFLTTEVFQQEFRGSAQLYLNEVETTTGYRRLMPLDASQPMITADQVTAVYLSPQDPDYFKTQASLLGPSRPVALYRYRLEFFPLDRSG from the coding sequence ATGCGGCGATATCCAAAACCCCTGGGGCGAATGGTTTTACTGCTGGGTCTAGCCTTGCTGTGGCTCCTGTGCAGCGGTTCAGCCCAAGCTAGCTCCATCAGCGATCGCCTGGATGCCTTTCCCAACTGGTCGGGCAAGCCCCCCTTGGCGGCCCCTCGCGGTGATCTGTACTATCCAGACTGGTTTCTGGGCGAGTGGCAGGTGGTCACCCGTCTAACGGCAATGGCGGCCCCCCTTGCGCCCCAACTGGTTACCCCTGGCTATGAGAGCAATCAGGCCTATTTGGAGCAGCCTATTAGCTTCCGGGCCAGGTTCATCCAGCCAGATCCCGTCTCCATCTTTCAAACCCTGGGGCGATCGCGTTCTAGCGTAAACCTGCCAGGACAGCCGCCTGAGGTTATTGCCGATCGCGCCTTCAATGGACTGAACCTCGCCAATGCCTACCTGGGCGAAGGCGTGGTGCAACGGGTGACGGTGGATGCCAGTCAGCCCAATCGCCAGATCACCGAGCTGGGCGACAACCGCCAACTGATTTCCACCATCACAGCGCGGGATAGCGAAGCCGTCGGCAGCGATCGCTTCCTGACCACCGAGGTGTTTCAGCAAGAATTTCGCGGCAGCGCCCAACTGTACCTCAACGAGGTTGAGACCACCACCGGCTATCGTCGCCTCATGCCCCTCGATGCCAGCCAGCCGATGATCACCGCCGACCAAGTCACCGCTGTGTATCTTTCGCCCCAGGATCCAGACTATTTCAAAACCCAAGCCTCGCTGCTTGGCCCCAGTCGCCCTGTGGCGCTCTACCGCTACCGGCTTGAGTTCTTCCCCCTAGACCGTTCGGGCTAG
- the fni gene encoding type 2 isopentenyl-diphosphate Delta-isomerase, translated as MSVSRLSSTPTSLPAIASPTPEAAVTQTRKAEHIRVCLEEDVQSQTTTGLERYRFQHCCLPELDWADIDLSTTFLQRQLKAPLLISSMTGGTDEARQINQRLAAIAQHYGFAMGVGSQRVAVENPAVNSTFSIRSLAPDSLLLANLGAVQLNYRYGLEECQRVVDWLEADALILHINPLQECVQTRGDTNFRGLFNKLETLCARLPVPVIAKEVGNGISGAIAQRLINAGVAAIDVAGAGGTSWAKVEGERAKDARQRRLGQTFANWGIPTAQCVTEVRAIAPQIPLIASGGLRNGLDVAKAIALGADLAGLAFPFLQAAALSEEALVDLAEALVAELTTVLLCTGAGNLAQLKSMNALERLA; from the coding sequence ATGAGTGTATCCCGTCTATCCTCAACCCCCACCTCCCTGCCCGCGATCGCCTCCCCAACCCCAGAAGCAGCGGTCACCCAAACCCGTAAAGCAGAGCATATTCGCGTATGCCTAGAAGAAGATGTGCAGTCTCAAACCACCACGGGGCTAGAGCGCTATCGCTTCCAGCACTGTTGCCTACCGGAGCTAGACTGGGCAGACATTGACCTCTCCACCACCTTTTTGCAGCGGCAGTTGAAGGCTCCTCTGCTGATTTCATCCATGACCGGCGGCACCGACGAAGCCCGCCAAATTAACCAGCGACTGGCAGCGATCGCCCAGCACTATGGTTTTGCCATGGGCGTCGGCTCCCAGCGGGTGGCGGTGGAAAATCCTGCAGTCAACTCGACCTTTTCGATCCGATCCCTAGCGCCAGACAGTCTGCTGCTGGCCAACCTAGGAGCGGTGCAGTTGAACTACAGGTATGGTCTAGAGGAATGTCAGCGGGTGGTGGACTGGCTGGAGGCCGATGCCCTGATTTTGCACATCAATCCTCTGCAAGAATGTGTGCAAACCCGAGGCGATACCAATTTTCGAGGCTTGTTTAATAAACTTGAAACCCTGTGCGCTCGGCTGCCCGTGCCGGTGATCGCTAAAGAGGTGGGCAACGGTATTTCCGGGGCGATCGCTCAACGGTTAATCAACGCCGGCGTAGCAGCCATCGATGTGGCCGGTGCGGGCGGGACGTCTTGGGCCAAGGTGGAAGGCGAACGGGCTAAAGATGCTCGGCAGCGGCGGCTGGGGCAGACCTTTGCCAACTGGGGCATCCCCACGGCCCAATGTGTCACCGAGGTGCGAGCGATCGCCCCCCAGATTCCCCTGATTGCTTCGGGGGGGCTGCGCAATGGCTTGGATGTGGCCAAAGCGATCGCCCTGGGAGCCGATTTAGCTGGATTAGCCTTCCCCTTCCTCCAGGCCGCCGCACTGTCTGAGGAAGCCTTGGTTGACCTTGCCGAAGCCCTCGTAGCCGAGTTGACCACCGTTCTGCTCTGCACCGGCGCAGGCAATCTAGCCCAACTCAAAAGCATGAATGCTCTAGAGCGATTAGCATAG